The DNA window TCATTTGCATGCACAGGGGTGCACTTCAGAGCGGCTGTGTAGAACGTACCTAACTGGTGGACACCTCATGGCCTCATGGCACATACTCCAGAAACAAATGAGTAAATGAGTAAGCTGAAGCGTCTTAAGTGTGGAGTAAGCCAACTCCTCTCAAGTTTAGCAAACACTAGCATCTCCTAGTGGACGATGAATTCATGATCTATGTGTAATCGGATTCCAGTGTAGTAGGAGCCAcagggtgggaggggggagggtcaCTGAACTAAACAAGTTTTCTATCTGGTTATTTTAAAAGGTCCAGCTATCTCTTCTCTAGCAGCATGCattttacacattaaaaaaaatttttttttttgcagggcaaaagagatggcttagcagttaagagcacttgctacctCTTcaagagaacccaggttcaattcccagcacccacactgcagCTCGCAAATCTAATTCTGGGGGATCCAACACCGTCATCTAGCCTCTGCAGGCATAACTCATACATGGTGCACTGACATGCATGAAGGCACtcccatacccataaaataaataaataaataaaatgcaatgtTTTTTCAGGGATGGAaacaagaggaaatacaaaataggATATTGAAGAACATGAGACTTGTTTTAATGAAAGTTACATTTTCCTCAAGCAATCAGATAAGAAGATCACTTGAGAATGAGAGGTTGACATGGCAGTAACTGGGATTCCGTGGTAGTGGGTTCCCAGGAATGACTACCTTAAGATGATCATGGAGTGTCTAAGACCTGAAGCAGAGAGGAAATTAGCACCAGCAAGAGCCACAAAGAACATTCTAAGCCAAAGAAACACCAAAGGCTGAGCCTCCAGATAAATAAACAGTAAGTCTAAAGAGGAGAAAGATGGTCAGAGagaaccaggcatggtgacatcTGCAATCCCCGTGATCAGGAGGTAAATTAGACTGGAAGATCgacttctaggccagcctgatatttaaacaggaaaaaaatcaaaataagagtATCTGGAGAGGAGACAGAGTAGAATTGTGACAACCTCCAAATCTTGTGGGAAACAAGCTAAGAGAGGTAGATGCTATACTTGGAGAGCATAAACCTAAGGAGGTTTTAAGTAAGAAGACAGAGGCATAAGGTTTTGTTGTGGTTCTACATCCATTTGGCTGCTAGATGATGGGGCAGACAGATgagaggaagccagaaaagaagcAACCTGAAGTTCATTTCCTTAACGATATGGACAAGATCTCTAGCTATAAAATTAAGAGAATTAAGTACAGATTTCGGTGGTTCCAAAGCTGAACTGGACTTGATGCCGAACTGGCAGTTAAGAAGAGATGTGTTCTAACGTGTGTTTTAAAAGGGATGATTTATTGAAATAGAACAACTGGGGGGATGGATATGTTTAAGGGGAAAGATGGATCTTGTTCAAGATCTAGATTAAAAACTCATTCCAGCCAGGGCGTAATGGTGCATGCcggttaatcccagcactagggaggcagagacaggcggatctctgagtttgaggccaacctggtctacaaagcaagttccaggacagctaggtctacacagagaaaccctgtctggaaaaacaaagcaaaaaacaagagTAACAGAAAGCGCATCCTAAAAacccggagctggagttacactgGATGGCAGTCAGGAACTTGATGAGAGAGATCTCTCACTACAGGTCTCCCTCGGTCCTGGTTTTTGGCATCTCCTGAGATACCAGGCAATTGCGAAGCTTTCTCCAGCTCGGCCTTCAACACTTGCTATGGGGCTGAACTTGGTACTAAAGGTTAACCGAGGGGTTAAGACAGATAGCAGAGGCCCTCGGGGGCTGGAGGGGGGACGCATCGGGCCGTAAAGACCTTGCGGTAGACACAGATCCGCTCCGCCGCCCGCCCCAGCCTCCGCCACCATCGCCTGACATGCTGCAGACTTGGCCTCTCACCCGCATCGCTCTCCTCAGGCCGGGTTGCTTTGTTGTCCTCGGCTTCCTGGCCGCGCTTCCTCCGCTTTCCGCCTGCGGTACGCTTTCGGGCCATGCTAGCCAGAGGCGTTCCTCCGGACAACCACGCAGGACTGCCGAAAGTCTCCGCGTGCCGGCTCCGCCCCGAGGCGTGCCATGCCTGGCCGCACCCCCAGCTCCGGATAGGACCACGCCCTCCAAAAAATCCCGCCCCCATGCAAACTACAAGGGCGCGAAGGGACAAAAATAGTGTAGTTCGCCTTCCAGTGCGTGGCGGCCCAACGTTTCCTAGTGTCTGCTCTCGCGAGAGGTGGAAAGGGCGCAGCGTTTGAAACATGGCGGACGACGTAGATCAGGTAAGTTTGTCCTGGGGCGTCCGAAGAGGAAGTGCTTTCGTTTCTTAGCCGGGCTTGCTTTTTCCACGCTTCCCGTGGAATGGCCCTTTTCTTTTTCCCGAGTTCCCACGGCCTTCCGCAGCCAGGCCTGCTCCTAAAACTTCCGTAGGCCCAGAGTTTCTCAACCCGCCCATCTGCCCATCTCGCTCGTCGTCGCCCTTTCTCTGTAGAATGCAGACGGCTGTGGATATCCCATCTATGGGAGATACGGTCGGGATTCCGACAGAAAGAGTACTGTAGCGGTAGGACACCAGCATAGTAATACGTGTAAGCACCTGGCACGCAGGCAGTGGCTCACTTGGAGTGTGTTACGAGGGGAGGTCAGATAAAAGGTGCAGTTATGTGAGATAGAGAAACTGCTAGAGATGTAGTATATAGAAAACAAGCAAAGACCTGGCACACAGTGTTTCTCTTCAGAGCATGTTGTTTTAAATGtgttctttatttaaaatgttcGTTCCACAACTAGAATATAAGTTCCTTAATAGGGATTTATtggggcttagtggttaagagcacttttggCTCTTGTAGACAACCCTGGCTGTGTACCAACACCCACATGTTGCTTTCACTGCTTAACAGTGATTGAAACACCACACTACCTCAGTGTTCCATTACTAAGCCTTCTTCTCTCATCAGCAACAGACCACCAATACCGTAGAGGAGCCCCTGGATCTTATAAGACTCAGCTTGGATGAGCGAATTTATGTGAAAATGAGAAATGACCGAGAGCTTCGAGGCAGATTACATGTAAGTCTGTTAAGTTATCTCAAAACCAGATGCTCCCCTGTCATCCCTTCCTACCTCCTTACAGATAAGAACTGCAacataaacttattttttttaattatacaatGACTTTTGGGAGTTGGAAATTCCTTTattggcttttaaaatattttttccttaacCAGAATGTTTTTTAGAGAGGGATGGGACTCCTGTGAGACCAGAACAAGGCATCTGAttgcccagagctggagttacagacagttgtgagctgcctggtgtggttgctaggagccaaactcaggtcctctgcagggataaccagtgctcttaatttgAGCATCTCTACAACCCTGTAGAacacttttgttttcttcagctTTGTCCTctgtttatttaaaatgaataaacttctttttgttttagacaagGTCATACTATGTAACccagctagcttcaaactcaagatcctcctgcctctctctccttagAACTGGGATTTTAGACATGCACTACCACTCTTGCCATTGTcctatgtttttaaaagttattggACAGGGTGTTTTGGTTTTCGACATATAAAACTCTCCTTTGACATGAAAAAAACTAAATAGCAGGCCAGAGATCGTTCACCTAGTATGTGGCAAAGCCCCTAGcactaccaaaaaaaaattaaacaccatAGAAATCTAAAGGTGAAATTCCATTTTCTCTGCACTATTCAAAGTTGGCTACATAGTCGTCCACATCTtttctgcatgtgtatatgctgTCTGTGTTTGAAGGAGGATCCTAGTGAGGTACGGTGGCATGTGCCCATAATTCCAGTACTTAGATGACTGAGGTAGGAAGGTCATatatttgaggccagtctggactacatagtgaaaccttgtctgGTATGTACACACCTTTTCCACACGGTTTCTGTGTGGAATGATTATGCAGCTGACACAGTTGCCCAGGATTCTCTATAAGGCTTCGgtcacttttttgtttttccagcctTAAAACTGCATTGTGCACTTTTACATATATTGCTTGTGCACATTTATGATGCCTGTGGAATTGGTCCCTTGAAGTAGCATTATTGTGCACTTAGGGTTTTGTCTCTTCTTGTTACTTTCCTCAGAGCTGTTGGTTTACAACGGGAATTGGAATTAAGTCTTTTTAGTTCAGGCTTAGAAATAGCCCCATACTGGCACCCACAGAGCCAGTGTGGGGGACAGTCTCAGTCTTTCTTCTATGAAGAAATTTTTAGTTCTTTCATGAAACCTGAGGATAAAGAACCTCTGTGACTTGGAAGGAAATTGGACTGTTGATCTACAAGCCAGCATTAGGGAAACAGCGGTGCCAGTTTGGTGAGAAACATGGGATGGAGCTAAATTGAAAGGCTCTTCGGCACATGGAATGACCCCAGGCTAGACCATCGCCTTTAGTTTGGAGGTGTCTGAAGCTCTTACCTCTGTAGTAAGTGGCCCaggtttctgtttcctccctgCTCTCCAGCTGAACATTTTGCTCATTTGTGTAGCTGCCAAGCAGTTCCTTCTCAATGTGGCGCCTGGCTATTTTTAATCTTGATATGAGCAGGCAAAAGCACTTAGCACTTTGTTAGAAGAACATATAAGTGGGTTCTGAACAAGCCCCAGGAGGTTTGCTGTTAGTAAAAGGGATGAACTTTGGAGGTTGCACTAAACACTGTGGTTGCAATCCTTCCTGCCTGAGCCCACAGATGCCAAAGCATGTTAAGCTCTGGACAAGTTATAAATGGGCAAAGTAAAGGTGGGACAGATGATTGGTGGGTAAAGTTTGAGTGCTGAAGTTTAGATCCCTAACACCTGTGGAGACCCCAGAACAAGCTCTTGCGTTCAACTTAAAGACACTACCTTAATACATACGGTGGGGAGCAACTGAGGAAGGCATCTGTTTCAGCCTCTGGCATCCACACACTTGTAAACATGCAGTACCCGTGTATACTGTACACACATACCCATGTCCACAAAAATGGGCCAAACTTTGCTACACCTGTTTCATTTTTGTGAGCATCAAATGACAGTTCCTGCTTGAGAACCGCAGTGCTATCTATCGCACAACAAGTGAGAGGACTTTTTGCTGCTTAGTATTCCTGAAAGAAGTCTGACAGAATTTGCTGTTTTTCATAATAAACTTGTGAATGGTGGGGCCGCTTTGGGTAACAAGTAAAGGAAGAACTTAAGTACTCTCAGGTTACTTTGAGTGAACTTACTTTTTATCATAAGCAGTAGCGCTTGTAAAGACATGATAGACTAGCACAGAGGGAGTGTTTGTTATTTTCATGTAAAAATTTTGGGTGTAAGTATTGAACCTGTTACTTATAATCCACTTGTATCTACTTTTTGAGCCCTATTCCTTGTTTCTCAAATCTCACCCTCTACTTCAGGCTTACGATCAACATTTAAATATGATTCTGGGAGATGTAGAAGAAACTGTGACGACGATAGAGATTGATGAGGAGACGTATGAAGAGATATATAAAGTGAGTCCTGCAAGTCTTCTCTCTTCACAATGTCAGTTCTCAACATGCAGCAGCTTAACACGTTTGTGGAAAGCCCGCTATGTTCTGGCGCCTACTTAGGAACCACTGATAGAGTGTATAGCTAAGTGCAAGGGTTTGGGAGTCACACAACCCGTTTTTAACACCAATCTTAAAGTCAGCTGTATTGCTaacatgggtgacagctcacaaagctggggaCTTGGGGCACACTATACAGCCTAGAGGCAGCTCAACGGTTTGAGAGTGCGCTTTCCAGTCAGCTGAGTTGGTCTGAGCCTTTGCCTCATgagaactgggattaaaagcttgtgccaccacaccaaacCCACAAAT is part of the Rattus norvegicus strain BN/NHsdMcwi chromosome 4, GRCr8, whole genome shotgun sequence genome and encodes:
- the Lsm3 gene encoding U6 snRNA-associated Sm-like protein LSm3; the protein is MADDVDQQQTTNTVEEPLDLIRLSLDERIYVKMRNDRELRGRLHAYDQHLNMILGDVEETVTTIEIDEETYEEIYKSTKRNIPMLFVRGDGVVLVAPPLRVG